The following DNA comes from Candidatus Nanosynbacter sp. TM7-074.
AAAAATGATTACCGCCAATGCCACCAGTAACGACATCCAGGATCAAGCAATTTCTGAAGGCATGGTAACTATGCAGATGGATGGCCTCATTAAATCACTGCGCGGAATCACAACAACCGAAGAAGTATTGAGGGCAACAAGGGAGTAGCGTCATGCCAGTTTTTGAATATTTACTTGTCAATAAGAAAAAAGAAACTGTCTCCTCAACAATAGAGGCGGCCGATAAATTATCAGCTATCAACACTTTAAAATCACGCGGGCAATTGATAAAAATCGAAGAAAAGAGCGCAAAAAAAGCTGGCGGTTTTTCGTTTGGCAAAAAAAAGAAAGGCGCCAAAACCGATGAGCTAGTAATGTTTACACGCCAATTAAGCGCCATGGTTTCAGCTGGCGTGCCGATTCTTCGTTCGCTAAATTCAATGGCCAAGCACGCTGAGAGCGTCGGCTTCCGAGAGACAATTAACGCTGTTATTAAAGACATCGAAGGTGGTATGTCATTTGCTGATGCTCTAGGAAAACATCCAGAAACCTTCAACGACATCTACGTTAATATGGTCGCCGCTGGTGAAACCGGAGGTATTCTGGACGACATTTTGAAACGACTAGCCTTGCAACAAGAAAAAAACTCATCCATGAAGAAAAAGATTAAAGGCGCCATGACATACCCAATCGTTCTTTTGGTGATAACCATCATTGCCTTCTTCATTTTGATGACCTTTATTATTCCAGTCATTGGTAAAACTATTAAAGACATGGGCGGGCCAGATGCTAAGCTGCCACTACTCACTGAAATCATGCTCGGTATTAGCGACTTTATGGTATCGTTCTGGTATTTGATTGTCCCAGCATTCATCGGCGGAATTTGGGCACTAATTCGCTACATTAAAACCCCAAAGGGACGCGTTAAATTCCACCATATCATCATTAAGGTTCCTGCGGTTGGGGCAATCGTTAGAAAAGTAGCAATTGCAAGGTTCACAAGAACCTTCTCCGCTCTCATTGGCGCCGGCGTAGCCGTGTTAGAAGCTCTGGACGTCACCTCCCGCGCAGTTGGCAACGTTGTCTACGAAGAATCCTTGAGGGAAGCCACCAAGCGCGTCCAAAATGGTGAAGTCTTGTCGAGGATTATCGCCGAGAGGGATGATTTATATCCACCAATTGTTGCTCAGATGCTATCTGTCGGTGAAGAGACTGGACAAACAGACAAAGTGCTTATCAAGGTTGCCGACTTTTACGAAGAAGAAGTTGACACTGCGATTGACGGAGTCAGTTCCATTATCGAGCCAGTAATGATTGTGGCAATGGGTGGCGTGATTGCTTTGGTGGCAGTCAGTGTGATGGGGCCAATTACCAGCATGGCAGGACAAGTTAAGGGATAGTTTTTCAAAAAAGCTTATGCTATAATACCGGTATATAGGTGGGAAGAAGAAAGTGTCGAGTATATTTTATAGAAA
Coding sequences within:
- a CDS encoding type II secretion system F family protein, translating into MPVFEYLLVNKKKETVSSTIEAADKLSAINTLKSRGQLIKIEEKSAKKAGGFSFGKKKKGAKTDELVMFTRQLSAMVSAGVPILRSLNSMAKHAESVGFRETINAVIKDIEGGMSFADALGKHPETFNDIYVNMVAAGETGGILDDILKRLALQQEKNSSMKKKIKGAMTYPIVLLVITIIAFFILMTFIIPVIGKTIKDMGGPDAKLPLLTEIMLGISDFMVSFWYLIVPAFIGGIWALIRYIKTPKGRVKFHHIIIKVPAVGAIVRKVAIARFTRTFSALIGAGVAVLEALDVTSRAVGNVVYEESLREATKRVQNGEVLSRIIAERDDLYPPIVAQMLSVGEETGQTDKVLIKVADFYEEEVDTAIDGVSSIIEPVMIVAMGGVIALVAVSVMGPITSMAGQVKG